One Nitrospira sp. DNA window includes the following coding sequences:
- a CDS encoding Membrane-bound lytic murein transglycosylase D, which yields MRHKDWGLRLLVLCFLALGLALLFGEVFVTSKTAASAASDPKPDDVRSSLDSERPEGAATNEPEAASELEDRLVILPEIKREGERFFLSSFKLPDKLTFAGQPIPLDNWQVRERIEYEFYQFLEDQGESIILAKRTGRCFAPAEKQLADAGLPDDLKYMLLVESKCIAAAYSRAKASGPWQFINSTGKRYKLHSDRWLDERRNLEMSTEAAIKYLRYLRDLQQGDWFLAMASYNAGEDRVRKLIKEQKVNDFWRMHGPRETMRYVPRIIAAKEIYSQPEKYLGLTKKDLYPPLETETVTVTIKEPQRRLTSIAEEYGTYFLELKMLNPEFTKDYLPKGTYQVKVPRQTCPNRCFKQDKLP from the coding sequence ATGCGGCATAAGGATTGGGGCTTACGGCTGCTCGTACTATGTTTTCTGGCTCTCGGACTGGCACTGCTGTTTGGGGAGGTGTTCGTAACATCAAAAACTGCGGCGTCGGCCGCGTCCGATCCCAAGCCGGACGACGTTCGCAGCAGCCTGGATTCGGAACGGCCCGAGGGTGCGGCAACGAACGAGCCCGAGGCGGCGTCCGAGCTTGAAGACCGGTTGGTCATTCTTCCCGAGATCAAGCGGGAGGGCGAACGATTTTTCCTCAGCTCCTTCAAGTTGCCGGACAAATTGACGTTCGCCGGCCAGCCGATCCCCCTGGATAATTGGCAGGTCCGGGAGCGTATCGAGTACGAGTTCTATCAATTCCTCGAAGATCAAGGCGAAAGCATCATTTTGGCGAAACGGACGGGCCGTTGTTTTGCGCCGGCAGAAAAACAGCTGGCCGATGCCGGGTTGCCGGATGATTTGAAATATATGTTGCTGGTCGAGAGCAAGTGCATCGCCGCCGCCTACTCGCGGGCCAAAGCCTCCGGTCCCTGGCAATTCATCAACTCCACCGGGAAGCGCTACAAGTTGCACAGTGATCGCTGGCTCGATGAGCGCCGCAACCTTGAAATGTCCACCGAGGCGGCCATCAAGTACCTGCGCTACCTCCGGGATCTGCAGCAGGGCGACTGGTTCCTGGCGATGGCCTCCTACAATGCCGGCGAGGATCGCGTGCGTAAATTGATCAAGGAGCAGAAGGTCAATGACTTCTGGCGCATGCACGGCCCACGAGAAACCATGCGGTATGTGCCGCGGATCATTGCGGCAAAAGAAATCTATTCCCAGCCTGAAAAGTATCTCGGTCTGACCAAGAAGGATCTCTATCCTCCGTTGGAGACGGAAACGGTCACGGTGACGATCAAGGAGCCGCAACGCCGCCTCACGTCGATTGCCGAGGAGTACGGGACCTATTTCCTCGAATTGAAGATGCTCAATCCGGAGTTCACGAAGGACTACTTGCCAAAGGGAACCTACCAGGTTAAGGTGCCGCGACAGACCTGTCCGAATCGCTGTTTCAAACAAGATAAACTGCCGTAG
- a CDS encoding Toxin 1, PIN domain → MVLLDVNVLVYAHREDTQDHEAYLAWLENLVNSDQAYGLSDLVLSGFLRVATHPKVFTRPSTMGEALAFVQELRGQPNCSVIAPGSRHWEIFCRLCRAAAIKGNLVPDAYLAALALESGSEWITTDRDYHRFLGLRVRHPLR, encoded by the coding sequence GTGGTCCTGCTTGACGTCAATGTGCTGGTCTATGCGCACCGCGAGGATACACAGGACCACGAAGCCTACCTGGCCTGGCTCGAAAACCTGGTCAATTCCGACCAGGCCTATGGTCTGTCCGATCTCGTGCTGAGCGGGTTTCTTCGAGTCGCGACCCATCCGAAAGTTTTTACACGGCCAAGCACGATGGGGGAGGCTCTGGCCTTCGTCCAGGAACTCCGCGGGCAGCCTAACTGCTCAGTGATTGCTCCCGGCTCTCGGCATTGGGAGATCTTTTGTCGCCTGTGCCGGGCGGCAGCCATCAAAGGCAACCTGGTGCCTGACGCCTACCTCGCAGCATTGGCGTTGGAAAGCGGCAGCGAATGGATCACGACAGATCGCGACTACCATCGTTTCCTCGGCCTTCGTGTGCGTCATCCGTTGAGATAG
- a CDS encoding Phosphoenolpyruvate synthase: protein MADPLILSLEESHDPSLVGGKAAGLAKLLAAGFAVPRGFCVTTALYRRCLEAAGLDMTELWKKTLGSSDTQRAQHRARIQRLLLEQPWPAGFQTELDGWLMSLTDRPSIRWAVRSSATNEDTAELSAAGLYRTALGQAPEEVLRAIRDCWISLWDEQGFRYLLRFGTEQACPAMAVVIQPMLDAKIAGVAYSIHPVTGRTTQVAINAVPGLASSFVNGDVTPDQYVVEVGESLRPVLVRRRLLAEKPRKVVMTAEGVQPEPIPTLERRQSSLSDEQLFELARLAKQIEAVFRCPVDVEWVWDNERLWIVQARPITGVKPSHGLTNDDCEWTRANFKETMPELPSPLGLSFLVRFMEAYIITPYRRLGCTIPEGLSSVRLLHGRPYLNVTLFYSLVVQLHGDPAYLTEQMGGEPLTFTPAVRPLGPFTLARAGLSMVWEWRRVTTQASENFSAMKQMAETYRPDRIEHLSVQELSTALDNLGRWLDEHEITFGIAGGVAQCLQAMGRFLPGWLGSDWRALLNASVQGQGNVISAQQIVRLAELVEVARREPSVQRRFQTEAWTVDGLREAFRGTEFLRLFQQYLADYGHRAVGESDIMSPRIADQPEVIVALLQQQVRSGETASPEEMLSRQVRRREEALAEIKRRFGRRRPRWVVFRWWYRRLVRFCVLREENRHHLMYYSAAARHLLLRLGERMVEQGTLTLREDVFYLTLDERTALVVGSTRDWKGLVRDRREERLRNETLQVPDTVRDWQEVADRGILPSDLGRDGVLRGIAVSAGLVSGPVRLVRSTADWKRVQAGDILVVPVIDPGMVPLFGMAAGLVAEMGGTLSHGAIIAREHGLPALVNVPYATSLLCENEQIQMDSTSGTIRRSVA, encoded by the coding sequence ATGGCTGATCCACTGATTCTTTCCCTGGAGGAAAGTCACGATCCCAGTCTCGTCGGCGGCAAGGCAGCAGGCTTGGCGAAGCTGCTCGCAGCAGGTTTCGCGGTGCCGCGAGGCTTCTGTGTCACGACAGCCCTCTACCGGCGTTGCCTGGAAGCAGCCGGACTCGATATGACGGAGCTCTGGAAGAAGACCTTGGGTTCATCAGACACGCAACGAGCGCAGCACCGGGCCAGGATTCAACGGCTGTTGCTGGAGCAGCCATGGCCGGCTGGATTCCAGACTGAATTAGACGGATGGCTGATGAGCCTTACAGACAGGCCCTCGATTCGTTGGGCCGTGCGTTCTTCCGCCACCAATGAAGATACGGCAGAGCTGAGTGCCGCAGGCCTCTATCGCACGGCGCTCGGACAGGCGCCGGAGGAAGTGCTGCGCGCCATTCGTGACTGCTGGATTTCCCTGTGGGACGAACAGGGTTTCCGATACCTACTGCGGTTCGGGACGGAACAAGCCTGCCCGGCGATGGCCGTGGTGATTCAACCCATGCTCGATGCAAAAATTGCGGGCGTGGCCTACTCGATTCACCCTGTCACCGGGCGAACCACCCAAGTGGCTATCAACGCCGTGCCGGGCCTCGCCTCGTCGTTCGTCAATGGGGACGTTACGCCGGATCAGTATGTCGTGGAGGTAGGGGAATCACTCCGGCCGGTGCTGGTCCGTCGGCGTCTCTTAGCCGAGAAACCACGGAAGGTGGTGATGACAGCGGAGGGAGTGCAACCGGAACCGATTCCGACTCTTGAACGACGGCAATCGTCCTTGTCCGACGAGCAACTCTTCGAGCTTGCTCGACTGGCGAAACAAATCGAGGCGGTGTTCCGCTGTCCGGTCGATGTCGAATGGGTGTGGGATAATGAGCGGCTGTGGATCGTGCAGGCCCGTCCGATCACAGGGGTGAAACCGTCGCATGGGCTGACGAACGATGACTGTGAGTGGACGAGGGCCAATTTCAAAGAAACCATGCCGGAATTGCCGAGTCCGCTCGGACTCTCGTTTCTTGTGCGATTCATGGAGGCATACATCATCACTCCCTATCGCCGTCTCGGTTGTACGATTCCAGAAGGGCTTTCGTCGGTGCGTCTGTTGCACGGACGTCCCTACCTCAACGTGACCCTGTTTTACTCGCTGGTCGTGCAACTTCATGGCGATCCCGCGTATTTGACCGAACAGATGGGCGGCGAGCCCCTGACCTTCACCCCTGCTGTACGACCGCTCGGGCCGTTCACCCTCGCCCGTGCCGGCCTCAGCATGGTGTGGGAATGGCGCAGGGTGACGACGCAGGCCTCCGAAAATTTTTCCGCCATGAAACAGATGGCGGAGACCTATCGGCCGGATCGCATCGAGCATCTCTCGGTGCAGGAACTGTCCACGGCCCTCGACAATCTGGGGCGATGGCTCGATGAGCACGAAATCACCTTCGGCATTGCCGGAGGCGTGGCGCAATGTCTCCAGGCGATGGGCAGGTTTCTGCCCGGATGGCTCGGTTCTGACTGGCGAGCGCTGCTCAATGCCTCTGTGCAAGGGCAGGGGAATGTGATCAGTGCGCAACAGATTGTGCGGCTGGCCGAGCTTGTTGAGGTCGCGCGGAGAGAACCCTCGGTTCAACGTCGGTTCCAGACGGAAGCCTGGACGGTGGATGGACTTCGAGAAGCATTCAGGGGTACGGAATTTCTTCGATTGTTCCAGCAGTACCTTGCCGACTATGGACATCGCGCAGTCGGAGAGTCCGACATCATGTCTCCGCGCATCGCGGACCAGCCGGAGGTCATTGTGGCGCTGTTGCAGCAGCAGGTGCGTTCAGGTGAGACGGCCTCTCCCGAGGAGATGTTGTCGCGGCAAGTCCGGCGGCGCGAGGAGGCACTGGCTGAGATCAAGCGGCGATTCGGCCGGCGGCGTCCCCGCTGGGTCGTCTTTCGTTGGTGGTATAGGCGGCTGGTCAGATTTTGTGTCCTGCGAGAGGAAAATCGTCACCATTTGATGTATTACTCCGCTGCGGCGCGCCATCTTCTGCTCCGTCTCGGAGAACGGATGGTGGAACAGGGAACCCTGACCCTGCGCGAGGACGTGTTTTACCTCACCCTGGACGAACGAACCGCCCTGGTCGTGGGATCAACACGCGACTGGAAGGGACTTGTGAGGGATCGTCGCGAAGAGCGTCTACGAAACGAGACCTTGCAGGTGCCGGACACCGTTCGAGATTGGCAGGAGGTCGCCGATCGAGGCATCCTGCCGAGCGATCTCGGCAGGGACGGGGTCTTGCGCGGGATTGCCGTCAGTGCCGGGCTGGTCAGCGGCCCGGTGCGGCTGGTTCGATCGACCGCGGATTGGAAGCGGGTGCAAGCCGGTGACATTCTTGTCGTGCCGGTGATCGATCCCGGCATGGTCCCGCTCTTTGGCATGGCGGCAGGCCTGGTGGCGGAAATGGGAGGGACACTTTCGCACGGAGCGATCATCGCTCGGGAACACGGCCTTCCGGCCCTGGTCAATGTACCCTATGCCACCAGTCTTTTGTGCGAAAACGAACAGATTCAGATGGATAGTACGAGCGGCACCATCCGACGATCGGTCGCTTGA
- a CDS encoding Uracil-DNA glycosylase, family 5 has product MLPTSLRGDKQLLVLIHSLVMSTLAMLNADIVSCTRCPRLVTYREAIARQKKRQFREWSYWGKPIPGFGDPRARLYILGLAPAAHGGNRTGRIFTGDRSGDWLYEALHRFGFANQALSTHVDDGLALADCYIGATVRCAPPANKPAPDEFIACQPYVLGELRLLKHVRVVVTLGKIAFDHYLRACRELGLDAPTPLPKFGHGATYDLPWGVTLIGSYHPSQQNTFTGKLTRPMFHRIFQQAKRRLSNASFNG; this is encoded by the coding sequence ATGCTACCAACAAGCCTCCGAGGGGACAAGCAACTCCTCGTTTTGATACACTCCCTCGTCATGTCCACGCTCGCGATGCTCAATGCCGATATTGTCTCCTGCACACGCTGCCCACGGTTGGTCACTTACAGAGAAGCCATCGCTCGGCAAAAAAAGCGCCAGTTCCGCGAATGGTCTTACTGGGGGAAGCCGATCCCGGGGTTCGGAGATCCGCGAGCCAGACTCTACATCCTTGGCCTCGCTCCGGCCGCGCATGGCGGCAATCGAACCGGACGGATTTTCACGGGTGATCGCAGCGGGGATTGGTTATACGAAGCGTTGCACCGATTCGGTTTCGCAAATCAGGCACTTTCCACACACGTCGATGACGGTCTTGCCCTGGCCGACTGTTATATCGGCGCGACCGTGCGTTGCGCCCCTCCGGCCAACAAGCCGGCCCCGGACGAATTTATCGCCTGTCAACCATATGTCCTTGGTGAACTGCGACTCCTGAAGCACGTGCGTGTGGTCGTGACGTTGGGCAAGATTGCGTTCGATCACTATCTCAGGGCCTGTCGCGAATTGGGACTCGACGCACCCACGCCACTCCCCAAGTTCGGTCATGGTGCAACCTACGATCTCCCTTGGGGAGTGACGTTGATCGGCTCTTACCACCCGAGCCAACAAAATACCTTTACCGGTAAACTGACCAGGCCCATGTTCCACCGGATCTTTCAACAGGCGAAACGCCGTCTCTCGAATGCTTCGTTCAATGGCTGA
- a CDS encoding D-glycerate 2-kinase yields MQIGVLQPGTRALLTRLLQAGLRTVDPYEAVCRHVRLQRGRLTIGSRQYPLQKQNRIVVVGAGKASARMAQALEHRLGARIDRGLVVVKYGHGAPTKKIRIVEAGHPVPDARGLQAGRAILKLVRTLKPDDLLIVLLSGGASSLLPAPAPGMSLKDKQQTTKLLLRSGATIQEMNAVRKHLSQVKGGQLASATAAPVASLILSDVIGNDLGTIGSGPTAPDSTTFREAWAILERYRVTTRIPASVRRRLRAGIDKTVAETPKAGASLFRRVHNVLIGDNQAAVDAVAKAAKKEGLHRLILSTTVTGEAREIAKLFGAMAREIASCGRPVRRPCCVIAGGETTVTVRGQGRGGRAQEFALAAAMEIAGLPDVWVAGFATDGTDGPTSVAGAVVDGETVARAKQGKLNLLRALQDNNAYPFFKKLDGHIVTGPTGTNVNDLYLLLAL; encoded by the coding sequence ATGCAAATCGGTGTCCTGCAGCCTGGAACCAGAGCCCTCCTCACCAGGCTTTTGCAGGCGGGATTGCGGACGGTCGATCCCTATGAGGCGGTCTGCCGCCATGTCCGATTGCAGCGGGGACGACTCACCATCGGCTCGCGGCAGTACCCTCTCCAGAAACAGAACCGAATCGTGGTCGTCGGGGCAGGGAAGGCCTCGGCTCGCATGGCCCAGGCATTGGAGCACCGGTTGGGGGCGCGGATCGACAGGGGCCTGGTGGTGGTGAAATACGGCCACGGCGCACCGACGAAGAAGATTCGCATCGTAGAAGCCGGGCATCCGGTCCCGGATGCTCGCGGCCTTCAGGCCGGCCGCGCGATCCTGAAACTGGTTCGGACGCTGAAGCCGGACGACCTCCTCATCGTGCTCCTGTCCGGCGGAGCATCGAGTCTCCTGCCGGCACCGGCCCCCGGTATGAGCCTCAAGGATAAACAGCAGACCACCAAGTTGTTACTCAGGTCCGGTGCGACGATCCAGGAGATGAACGCCGTTCGCAAGCACCTCTCCCAAGTGAAGGGAGGGCAACTTGCGTCTGCCACCGCCGCCCCTGTGGCAAGCCTGATTCTGTCCGACGTGATCGGGAATGACCTCGGTACCATCGGGTCCGGTCCGACCGCACCGGATTCCACCACATTCCGCGAGGCCTGGGCGATTCTTGAACGGTACCGAGTGACGACGCGTATTCCCGCGTCCGTACGCCGCCGGTTGCGGGCGGGGATCGACAAGACCGTGGCGGAAACACCAAAGGCCGGAGCGTCGCTCTTTCGCCGTGTGCACAATGTTCTCATCGGAGACAATCAGGCGGCGGTCGATGCCGTCGCGAAGGCAGCGAAGAAGGAGGGGCTACACAGGCTGATCCTCTCGACGACCGTTACGGGAGAGGCGCGAGAGATCGCCAAACTGTTCGGTGCCATGGCGCGGGAAATCGCCTCATGCGGACGCCCGGTTCGCCGCCCCTGCTGTGTGATCGCAGGCGGGGAAACCACTGTGACGGTCCGGGGACAGGGGCGGGGCGGGCGGGCCCAGGAGTTTGCCTTGGCGGCGGCAATGGAAATCGCCGGGTTGCCCGATGTGTGGGTGGCAGGCTTCGCCACCGACGGCACGGACGGGCCGACTTCCGTGGCGGGGGCCGTTGTGGATGGTGAGACCGTCGCGCGGGCGAAGCAAGGGAAGCTGAATCTGCTCCGCGCGCTCCAGGACAACAATGCCTACCCCTTCTTCAAGAAGCTCGACGGCCATATCGTGACCGGTCCTACCGGGACCAATGTGAACGACCTTTACCTCCTCCTCGCGCTGTAG
- a CDS encoding Pantoate--beta-alanine ligase codes for MKTIRSTAAMAAWSRRLHREGVTIGFVPTMGALHDGHRALIRAARLACDAVVVSIFVNPTQFGPAEDLSKYPRRLGLDRALCRSEGVDMVFAPDTQTMYPPGTQTVVTVPAVAHRWEGAARPHHFQGVATIVTKLLCLVQPDITWFGQKDYQQAALVQRLVKDLNLPVRLIIHPTVREADGLAMSSRNVYLSVPHRQAAPVLYRALQAGAAAVRAGERRGARIRRRMALVVAQEPLATPDYLAVCDPLTLEPLSTVRRKAVLLGAVRIGSVRLLDNILVSTK; via the coding sequence GTGAAGACCATCCGCTCGACGGCAGCCATGGCAGCCTGGAGTCGCCGGCTCCATCGCGAAGGCGTCACGATCGGGTTCGTCCCGACGATGGGGGCCTTGCATGACGGCCATCGCGCCTTGATCCGAGCCGCCCGGTTGGCCTGCGATGCGGTGGTCGTGAGCATCTTCGTGAACCCGACGCAATTCGGTCCGGCGGAAGACCTCTCGAAATATCCGCGCCGGCTCGGACTCGACCGGGCGTTGTGCCGGTCTGAAGGCGTCGATATGGTGTTTGCGCCTGATACGCAAACGATGTACCCCCCCGGCACTCAGACCGTCGTGACGGTTCCAGCCGTTGCGCATCGTTGGGAAGGAGCGGCGCGACCGCACCATTTTCAAGGGGTGGCGACCATCGTCACCAAATTGCTCTGCCTCGTTCAACCGGACATCACCTGGTTCGGCCAGAAGGACTATCAGCAGGCGGCCCTGGTGCAACGGTTGGTGAAGGACCTCAACCTGCCAGTACGTCTGATCATCCATCCGACCGTGCGGGAGGCCGACGGGTTGGCGATGAGTTCCCGCAATGTCTACCTCTCGGTTCCGCACCGGCAAGCCGCGCCGGTGCTCTATCGCGCGCTTCAAGCCGGGGCGGCGGCCGTTCGCGCCGGGGAGCGGCGCGGCGCGCGAATCCGACGCCGCATGGCTCTGGTCGTGGCACAAGAACCGCTGGCGACTCCGGACTATCTCGCCGTCTGCGATCCCCTCACCCTTGAGCCTCTCTCCACGGTTCGGCGCAAGGCCGTCTTGCTCGGAGCTGTCCGTATCGGATCGGTCCGGCTGCTCGACAACATCCTGGTTTCTACGAAGTAG
- a CDS encoding DNA recombination protein RmuC, whose translation MIDLHSATFLIGIVVGLVVGVLLAGWWVTSRVQSRLHAQLIESGERAQRADVLAASLQQQLDDRSAEVGQLRQALAESQQARTKAETRMEEVARSLEDQKTVLAQARQELHESFEALSGQALKQNNEAFLNLARASFETLQAEAKGELSQRQQAIDDLVKPLEESLRRYEEQLRQAEQIRQREYGGLDQQLKFMAESHQRLQQETSNLVKALRTPSVRGRWGEMTLRRVAELAGMVAHCDFVEQDTVGSMEGLLRPDMVVYLPGGRQIVVDAKTVLAAYLDAYESQDDQQRQAHLLRHAGQVRTRMDALSLKAYWTQFAQAPEFVVLFLPGEQFLGAALEQDPTLIEDGFAQGIVLATPTTLMALLRAVAYGWRQEQLTEHAEQAGRLGKDLYERMAVLTDHLNDIGQALGKSVAAYNKAVGSLESRVLPAARKFKELGISSEKEIGSLEAADIAPRTGLPFTEENVRTLG comes from the coding sequence ATGATCGACCTCCATTCCGCGACATTCCTGATCGGTATCGTTGTCGGCCTGGTCGTGGGCGTTCTGCTCGCCGGTTGGTGGGTGACGTCTCGCGTCCAATCGCGTCTCCATGCGCAGTTGATCGAGAGTGGAGAACGGGCGCAGCGGGCCGACGTGCTGGCCGCATCGCTGCAACAACAGTTGGATGACCGGTCTGCAGAGGTGGGACAGTTGCGGCAAGCACTGGCCGAATCCCAGCAGGCCAGGACGAAAGCCGAGACGCGCATGGAGGAAGTCGCACGCAGTCTGGAGGACCAGAAGACCGTGTTGGCGCAGGCGCGACAGGAGCTGCACGAATCCTTCGAGGCCCTGTCCGGCCAGGCCTTGAAACAGAATAACGAGGCCTTTTTGAATCTCGCGCGTGCGTCGTTTGAGACGTTGCAGGCGGAGGCCAAGGGAGAATTGTCGCAGCGGCAACAGGCGATCGACGATCTGGTGAAACCGCTGGAGGAGTCACTGCGCCGCTACGAAGAACAACTGCGGCAGGCCGAGCAGATCAGGCAGCGGGAATATGGCGGGCTGGATCAGCAGTTGAAGTTCATGGCCGAGTCGCACCAGCGACTCCAGCAGGAAACCAGCAATCTGGTCAAGGCCTTGCGGACCCCGTCCGTGCGCGGGCGTTGGGGGGAGATGACCTTGCGCCGCGTGGCCGAACTCGCGGGCATGGTCGCCCATTGCGATTTCGTCGAACAGGATACGGTAGGATCAATGGAGGGGCTCTTGCGTCCCGACATGGTCGTGTACTTGCCGGGCGGCAGACAGATCGTGGTCGATGCCAAAACGGTGCTGGCTGCCTACCTCGACGCCTATGAGTCGCAGGACGATCAGCAGCGGCAGGCGCATTTGCTCCGTCATGCGGGCCAGGTACGGACGAGGATGGATGCGCTCAGCCTCAAGGCCTATTGGACTCAGTTCGCTCAGGCGCCCGAATTCGTCGTGCTCTTTCTGCCCGGCGAGCAATTTCTCGGTGCAGCGTTGGAGCAGGATCCCACGCTGATCGAAGACGGTTTTGCCCAGGGCATCGTGCTGGCGACGCCGACCACGCTGATGGCGCTCCTGCGCGCCGTGGCCTATGGCTGGAGGCAGGAGCAATTGACCGAGCATGCCGAACAGGCCGGCCGGCTGGGGAAAGACCTGTACGAACGGATGGCCGTCCTGACCGACCACCTCAACGACATCGGCCAGGCCCTGGGAAAGAGCGTCGCGGCCTACAACAAGGCGGTCGGCTCGCTGGAATCGAGGGTGTTGCCGGCGGCGCGGAAGTTCAAAGAACTGGGGATTTCATCGGAGAAAGAGATTGGATCGTTGGAAGCGGCCGATATCGCGCCGAGGACGGGGCTTCCGTTTACGGAGGAAAATGTGAGGACATTGGGATGA
- a CDS encoding 2-amino-4-hydroxy-6-hydroxymethyldihydropteridine pyrophosphokinase: MATAFIGFGSNLGNRIDCCDRAVTLLSLLPHSRLDSVSSLYETEPVDDGAAPGPEWFLNGVVQIETDIAPASLLDICREIERALGRDQDNRKGPRTLDLDLLLYDDRILDEPGLTLPHPRLHQRRFVLAPLVELDPDRRHPVLGRSLRDLLAQLADAPVVRLLDPQPNSRYGSRPACSPSPVAGPRA, encoded by the coding sequence ATGGCGACTGCCTTCATCGGCTTCGGATCCAATCTGGGCAACCGGATCGACTGTTGTGACCGGGCTGTGACCCTGCTGAGCCTCCTGCCCCATTCACGCCTCGACTCGGTATCTTCGCTGTATGAGACCGAACCGGTCGACGACGGAGCCGCCCCCGGTCCTGAATGGTTCTTGAACGGTGTGGTACAGATCGAAACGGACATTGCGCCCGCAAGCCTTTTGGACATTTGCCGTGAGATCGAACGGGCATTGGGTCGAGACCAGGACAATCGTAAGGGACCTCGCACGCTCGACCTCGACCTGCTGTTGTACGACGATCGCATTCTCGACGAGCCGGGTCTGACCCTCCCGCATCCGCGCCTGCACCAACGGCGATTCGTCCTCGCCCCGCTGGTCGAACTCGATCCAGACCGGCGACATCCGGTTCTCGGGCGGAGCCTGCGCGACCTCTTGGCGCAACTCGCCGATGCGCCGGTCGTTCGTCTGCTCGATCCTCAGCCGAACTCTCGTTACGGATCGCGTCCCGCCTGCAGTCCATCTCCGGTCGCCGGGCCTCGCGCGTGA
- a CDS encoding Transaldolase produces MKLYLDTANVKEIQDGASLGLIDGVTTNPSLVAKEGRSFKEMLLEICNMVDGPISAEVVAVESDAMVKEGRDLAKVHKNIVVKVPLIPEGLRATKKLATEGIRVNVTLCFSPTQALLAAKAGAWCVSPFIGRLDDVSSDGMALIRQIVTIFRNYDYKTQVLVASVRHPQHVVEAALAGGHICTMPYAVFQQLVKHPLTDIGLKKFLADWDKLAKK; encoded by the coding sequence ATGAAGCTCTATCTCGATACGGCGAATGTAAAGGAAATCCAGGATGGGGCCAGCCTCGGCCTCATCGACGGGGTCACGACCAATCCCTCTCTCGTGGCAAAGGAGGGGCGAAGTTTCAAGGAAATGCTGCTCGAAATCTGTAACATGGTCGACGGGCCGATCAGTGCGGAAGTGGTCGCGGTCGAATCCGACGCCATGGTGAAAGAAGGTCGAGACCTGGCCAAGGTCCACAAGAACATCGTGGTCAAAGTGCCGCTCATTCCAGAGGGGCTTCGTGCCACGAAAAAGCTTGCAACGGAGGGAATTCGTGTGAATGTGACCCTGTGTTTTTCCCCCACTCAAGCCTTGTTGGCTGCCAAGGCGGGGGCATGGTGCGTGTCTCCCTTTATCGGTCGCCTCGATGACGTCAGCTCGGACGGCATGGCATTGATCCGGCAGATCGTGACGATCTTCAGGAACTACGATTATAAAACCCAGGTGCTGGTCGCGAGTGTGCGACATCCTCAACATGTCGTGGAAGCGGCGCTGGCGGGGGGGCATATTTGCACGATGCCCTATGCGGTGTTCCAGCAGCTCGTGAAACATCCGCTGACCGATATCGGCCTGAAGAAGTTTCTTGCCGATTGGGATAAGCTGGCCAAAAAGTAG